One stretch of Thermanaerosceptrum fracticalcis DNA includes these proteins:
- a CDS encoding sulfurtransferase TusA family protein: MSQVVDARGLSCPEPLVLTTQAIKQFPSGPIKVIVDNASARDNVSRMAENLGWRVEIEKAQEEYVLALSK, from the coding sequence ATGTCACAAGTGGTGGACGCTAGAGGCTTATCCTGCCCTGAACCCCTTGTTTTAACAACGCAAGCAATAAAACAATTTCCTTCTGGTCCAATTAAAGTTATAGTAGATAACGCTTCAGCAAGGGATAATGTATCCCGCATGGCAGAGAATTTAGGATGGAGAGTAGAAATTGAAAAAGCTCAAGAAGAATACGTTCTTGCATTAAGTAAATAA
- a CDS encoding DUF5348 domain-containing protein, protein MKQQWCKMTYDHEQDRWMVDTGDYCYELHCGEVFDLLIGSTSIPCRIEYDHQWYVIMPGARFNLRIGNSYKVEI, encoded by the coding sequence ATGAAGCAGCAATGGTGCAAGATGACATACGACCACGAACAAGACCGCTGGATGGTGGATACGGGAGACTACTGTTACGAACTCCATTGTGGAGAAGTTTTTGATTTGTTAATCGGTTCAACTAGTATTCCTTGCCGCATAGAGTACGATCATCAGTGGTATGTGATTATGCCGGGAGCCCGCTTCAATTTGCGGATCGGGAATTCGTACAAGGTGGAAATATAA
- a CDS encoding ExeA family protein, with protein MFEPFYGLSQTPFSRDIPTNELYQSLMLEETLGRLEYAAQRQLFAVVTGDCGTGKTTTIRRFRDSLDPAKFMVLYLADSKLTPRHFYKGLLEQLGCESKFYRGDAKRQLHREIELMRGIQHLQPVVIVDEAHLLDREMLEEVRFLLNFKMDAQSPMALILVGQTELWEKFKLQAYAAIRQRIDLQCKLPHLDRAQVGDYVKRHLAYAGADHDIFSDGALDEIFRFSSGVPRLVNKVCTHCLLYGAQNGRRIIDDHMVKLVIQGELS; from the coding sequence ATGTTTGAACCTTTCTACGGGCTATCTCAAACTCCGTTTTCACGGGATATCCCAACAAACGAGTTGTATCAGTCACTCATGCTGGAAGAGACGTTAGGTCGCCTGGAATATGCTGCCCAGCGTCAGTTGTTCGCCGTTGTTACCGGTGACTGCGGGACTGGCAAGACTACTACTATCCGTCGATTCAGGGATTCCTTAGACCCTGCTAAATTCATGGTGCTGTACCTGGCGGATTCCAAGCTGACACCCAGACATTTCTACAAGGGTCTCTTGGAGCAGCTAGGCTGTGAATCCAAATTTTATCGTGGTGATGCCAAGCGTCAACTGCATAGAGAAATCGAGCTTATGCGGGGTATCCAGCATCTTCAGCCTGTTGTCATCGTAGATGAAGCACATCTTCTGGACCGGGAGATGCTGGAGGAGGTCAGATTCCTTCTCAATTTCAAGATGGATGCGCAAAGTCCCATGGCTCTTATCCTCGTCGGTCAGACTGAACTTTGGGAGAAGTTTAAGCTTCAGGCCTATGCCGCTATCCGGCAACGCATTGATCTCCAGTGTAAACTGCCCCACTTGGACCGCGCCCAGGTAGGGGATTATGTGAAACGACATCTTGCTTACGCTGGTGCCGACCATGATATATTTTCTGATGGTGCTTTGGATGAGATATTTCGGTTCTCTAGTGGTGTCCCTAGGCTAGTGAACAAGGTCTGTACTCACTGCTTGCTATATGGGGCACAGAATGGCCGCCGGATCATCGATGACCATATGGTTAAGTTGGTTATCCAGGGAGAATTGTCATGA
- the yedE gene encoding YedE family putative selenium transporter: protein MNKKILIMLTGGVVGLLGVLLVVFGNPANMGYCIACFIRDITGALGLHRAEPVQYLRPEIIGLVIGAFATALYTGEFKSVGGSNTFTRFTLSFFGMFGMLVFLGCPVRVVLRLSGGDLNAIMGLFGLIAGIGLGTYYISQGYSLGRTVSQSKTNGYIFPLFMVALLILLIANPPFIFFSNKGPGSQHAAIWLSLLAGLIVGCLAQRSRLCMIGGIRDFVFFRDTYLLSGFIAMLVVATLGNLVVGKFHLGFANQPVAHSDGLWNFLGMTLAGFSFVLLGGCPLRQLISAAEGNGDSAITVLGLMAGAAFSHNFSLAASPAGVPIGGKIAVILGLIVVSLIGGLNILKFKRIGGTLNVTSGGR, encoded by the coding sequence ATGAACAAAAAGATTCTCATTATGCTTACGGGGGGTGTTGTAGGTTTATTGGGTGTACTTCTGGTGGTATTCGGAAATCCAGCTAACATGGGCTATTGTATAGCTTGTTTTATACGGGATATAACTGGCGCCTTGGGATTACACCGTGCTGAACCCGTCCAATACCTAAGACCTGAGATTATTGGCTTAGTTATTGGGGCATTTGCTACTGCTCTATACACTGGAGAATTTAAATCTGTTGGTGGGTCTAATACATTCACCCGATTTACTCTAAGTTTTTTTGGAATGTTTGGTATGTTAGTGTTCCTAGGTTGTCCTGTACGGGTTGTGTTACGCCTATCAGGAGGAGACTTAAATGCAATTATGGGATTATTTGGTTTAATTGCTGGCATAGGTTTAGGTACATATTATATTAGCCAAGGATATTCCTTAGGTAGAACAGTATCTCAATCAAAAACAAATGGGTATATTTTTCCTTTGTTTATGGTAGCACTTTTGATTTTATTAATAGCTAACCCCCCATTTATATTCTTTAGTAATAAAGGTCCTGGCTCTCAACATGCAGCAATATGGCTGTCTTTATTGGCAGGGCTAATTGTAGGCTGTCTGGCTCAACGCTCCCGTCTATGCATGATTGGGGGAATAAGAGACTTTGTCTTTTTCAGAGACACTTATTTACTCTCTGGATTTATAGCAATGTTAGTAGTAGCAACTTTAGGCAACTTAGTGGTAGGTAAATTCCACCTGGGTTTTGCGAACCAGCCTGTAGCTCACAGTGATGGTTTATGGAATTTCCTTGGAATGACATTGGCAGGTTTCTCTTTTGTCTTACTTGGTGGTTGTCCTCTTCGCCAGTTAATCTCTGCTGCTGAAGGTAATGGCGACTCAGCAATCACTGTTCTTGGCTTAATGGCAGGAGCAGCATTTTCCCATAATTTCTCTCTTGCTGCCAGTCCTGCAGGTGTACCAATTGGTGGAAAAATAGCTGTTATTCTTGGTCTTATCGTAGTTTCACTTATTGGTGGACTAAACATATTAAAATTTAAGAGAATAGGAGGTACTTTAAATGTCACAAGTGGTGGACGCTAG